GTACGGTATTTCAATTTCTTTTGTTCTGTGCAGGAGGCCAAACTGACTGACCAGCTGCCGCTCATCATCGTTTGTGACCGTTTTGACTTCGTCCACGACCTGGTCCTCTATCTGTACCGCAACAACCTGCAGAAGTACATTGAGATTTACGTACAAAAGGTAAGAATTGATTTCGTTGTCTGCAGCCACGCTAAACAGCCACGACGAATATTCACTGCAAGACTTTGTCTTTTAGGTGAAtcccagccgtctgcctgttgtAATTGGAGGTCTTTTGGATGTGGACTGCTCTGAGGATGTCATTAAAAGCCTGATCTTGGTTGTCAGAGGCCAGTTTTCCACAGATGAGTTAGTTGCTGAAGTAGAAAAGAGAAATAGGTGagttattatttaaattatatattatcatttacaaatttatttggggaggaaaaaagctttattttggtttggtttttaccgatacaattattatttttattagtgaTGCATGATAATGAGTTTTTATGATCTGATTATAcctgaggaaaaataaaaaaataaagaatacctgaggaaaaaaaatcatttctaaGTAAAACGTAAGTGTATAGCTCTAATTTGGTAAAATACACTTGCAGTACTATTGTTACCTGTAAAGATACTAATCAAAAGATTGCACAAACGCACGTTGTTGGCTTTTTCATGCTTTGCCATAGTTCTGTGCAGTAAAAGCCTTTTACAATTGTCAGAACAAATATTAGGACTTAAATAAGACTTGAAGAGGAGACTTGATGAAAGTGTTGTCAGGGGGAATTACAAAAACTACTACTTGTCAAAGTATGCAGGTTTTAATTACAAGTCCAATGTTATTGACTAATTTTTTACTTATCCGAATTATCGGGATGGAGTCATAATTGTTCATTATGGGTCAGTATATATCGGAAACAATATTATTGTGAATCCCTAGTTTTGatcttgtattttattttgtttacaacTGATCTGATCTGCTGATccccaaaaacaaaattcccttccaggctgaagctgctgctgccttGGCTGGAGTCTCGCATCCATGAAGGCTGTGAAGAGCCTGCTACCCATAATGCCCTTGCTAAAATCTACATTGATAGCAATAACAACCCTGAACGCTTCCTTCGGGAAAACCCTTACTATGACAGCCGTGTGGTAGGGAAGTACTGCGAGAAGAGAGACCCTCACCTGGCCTGTGTGGCTTATGAGCGAGGAACGTGCGACCAGGAGCTCATTAATGTGAGGATGCATTTCTCCCTCTAGTTtctcattttgacttttttttcttctttaactgatggcatttctgtgaattttcttttcatctctGCAGGTCTGCAATGAGAACTCCCTCTTCAAGAGTTTGTCTCGCTACCTGGTCAAACGCAAAGACCCGGATCTGTGGGCCAGTGTGCTGCTCGAGACCAACCCCTACAGACGACCACTCATCGATCAGGTACAGCCAAGTCAAACCATTTTGCCTTCTTTCATTATTCCTTCCTCATTCTTCTCTGAGCTCTTCTTTGTCTGCATTTGTGCTCGCAGGTGGTGCAAACAGCGCTGTCGGAGACCCAGGACCCAGAGGAGGTATCTGTCACCGTTAAGGCCTTCATGACTGCCGACTTGCCCAATGAGCTCATTGAATTACTGGAGAAGATTGTGCTGGACAATTCTGTCTTCAGTGAACACAGGTATCTGATGCTGATGCTGCACAAACTGTTGATCAGGAAATTCTCCTGCATTTTTGGATAACCAGCAGTTGAGTGTGCTCATAAGCAATTTTATTTCGCCTTTTCTTAGAAATCTGCAGAACCTGCTGATCCTGACTGCAATTAAAGCTGACCGCACCCGTGTGATGGAGTACATCAGCAGGCTAGACAACTATGATGCTCCTGACATTGCAAACATCGCCATTAGCAACGAACTCTTTGAGGAAGCCTTTGCCATCTTCAAGAAGTTTGACGTCAACACCTCTGCTGTGCAGGTCTGTCTCTTTTTGCACTCGTCTTTGTGACTTCAAGAACAAAGCGAGTCTTACCTTTGTGGTTTCTTCCTCTCAGGTGCTCATTGAGCATATTGGCAACCTGGACCGAGCATACGAGTTTGCAGAACGTTGCAACGAGCCGGCCGTATGGAGCCAACTGGCTAAGGCTCAGCTACAGAAGGAGCTAGTTAAAGAGGCCATTGACTCCTACATTAAAGCTGATGACCCATCTGCTTACATGGAGGTCGTACAGGCAGCTGACAAGAGTGGTAAGGAGACTTGTTGACCTTGAATGGAAGAGGCCTGGCTGAGATATTTTGTAGGAAGAAGTCAAGTAGGCCTGCATACTTCGGTGCTGAGGATGGACATTAGTGTatacattctttcaactaccgtaactcttcaaaggtttacgcaattaatgtaattccagtggataGTGAAGCGGAGAAAAGAGGTTTTGCACCGTAATGCAACCCATAAAGTGTTGAACGACGGCGCAAAACCCTTTTTCTAGCTGACAGAATCGGCTGGTTTACGTTGATTTCATAATGTAAACCATATGTTATTTAGGTGGTGTTCTCTGACGTTAAAGggtttaaaaggaaaatatttgcCATAGTAAATTATTAAGTCAAAAAAGTCAAGTTCAGTTTTTCCTTCATAAGGTGTATGTGTAATTTTTTCTCCAGGTAATTGGGAAGACTTGGTGAAATTCCTTCAAATGGCTCGAAAGAAGGCTCGCGAGTCTTACGTAGAGACAGAGCTGATCTTTGCCTTGGCCAAAACCAATCGTCTGGCTGAACTTGAAGAATTTATCAATGGACCCAACAACGCTCACATCCAACAGGTCAGTCTTAGTTAAAACCCTATTGAGCTGTTGCGTCAGAACTAAACCATTGTTTCTCCACGCTGCCATTGTTCAGGTTGGCGACCGCTGCTACGATGAAAAAATGTATGAGGCGGCTAAACTGCTTTACAACAATGTGTCCAACTTTGGCCGCCTGGCTTCAACCCTGGTGCACCTGGGAGAGTACCAGGCTGCTGTAGATGGTGCTCGCAAGGCCAACAGCACTCGCACCTGGAAAGAGGTGTGCTTCGCCTGTGTGGATGGACAGGAATTTAGACTGGCTCAAATGTGCGGCCTGCACATTGTGGTTCATGCTGACGAGTTGGAGGAACTAATCAACTACTACCAGGTTAGAGGGGTTTTCTTCTGGATTTCCCACTTCTAGAATTTCTGTTCATCCCTTTTGAGAATTTAGCACACATTCTTGTCTCTCAGGACCGTGGCTACTTCGAAGAGTTGATCACCATGCTAGAGGCTGCTCTCGGCCTTGAGCGAGCCCACATGGGTATGTTCACGGAGCTCGCCATCCTTTACTCCAAGTTCAAGCCACAAAAGATGAGGGAGCACCTGGAGCTCTTCTGGTCCAGAGTTAACATCCCGAAGGTCCTAAGGGCAGCAGAGCACGCTCATTTGTGGGCTGAACTGGTGTTCCTGTACGACAAGTACGAGGAGTACGACAATGCCATCATTACCATGATGAACCACCCAACGGATGCCTGGAAGGAGGGCCAGTTCAAAGACATCATCACCAAAGTACATTTTCACTCATTTATAGAGTTTTATTGGTCAATATAGAAGATGGCTATTTAGAAAGCTGCTTAATTCTTATTCTACCAATGGAATCTTGAAATACCAGTTAActaaaaatcttatttttttgtggctttcatttattttattgaagaTTTGTCAACATACGAGGAGAAGTAAAGCCTTGACACGTCTTCCATTTTCTGTGTAATAAATTCCTCCACTTCCTCTTTTGCAGGTGGCCAATGTGGAGTTGTACTACAAAGCTATTCAGTTCTACCTGGAGTTCAAGCCTTTGTTACTGAATGATTTGCTCTTGGTGCTCTCGCCCAGACTGGACCACTCGCGCGCTGTCATCTTCTTCACCAAGGTAACCACTCGTTCTCCTGCTCGTGTGACTGAAAGATGCATGTCGTCTTCTTGATTTTAAGATTTGGTTGTTTCACTTTGTTTAAAGGTGAAGCAGTTGCCTCTGGTCAAGCCTTACCTGCGGTCCgtacagaaccacaacaacaaatcaGTCAACGAAGCACTTAACAACCTCTTCATCTCAGAGGAGGACTATCAGGTGAGCGTCTTCAGCCTTAGCATGTCAATGTGGGTGGGTATAAACGTTTGCTTACTTCTATTTCCATGTTTCTTACATCAGGCACTCAGAACATCAATAGATGCCTACGACAACTTTGACAACATCTCTTTGGCCCAACGTTTGGAGAAACACGAGCTAATTGAGTTCAGAAGAATTGCTGCCTACCTTTTCAAAGGCAACAACCGCTGGAAACAGAGCGTGGAGCTGTGCAAGAAAGACAAGCTTTACAAGGTGCTCTGTCCTCTTTGGTTTTTAGGGAAAAAGTCATCAGTAAAAATGGCAAGGATTGTGTTAAAAGAATAACATTAACAAGCaaatttgtggtgttttttttttttctccacttgaCAGGATGCCATGCAGTATGCATCAGAGTCCAAGGACATAGAGCTGGCAGAagagctgctctcctggttcCTTCAGGAGAATAAGAGGGAGTGTTTTGCAGCCTGCCTGTTCTCCTGCTACGACCTGCTACGACCAGATGTGGTGCTGGAGACATCCTGGAGACACAACATCATGGACTTTTCTATGCCATACTTCATCCAGGTCATGAGGGAGTATCTGTCCAAGGTTGGTGAAGACAGGAGCAGTTCATGGTAGTGCATTTTAAGAGCTTTAGCACAGTAGTTATCAAAAAGtatcacaaaaaataataatgaggCAAAACTTGATAGCAATCATATTCTTAACTCAACTCCAGAATTACGCCGACATCCTCAAGTGTGAGATGCATTCTTTGTTTCCAAAAACTGACGTGGGCTGGATCCATTCAGTCATTCTTTGTCTTGGAAACCTTTTCGTTCGAGGTCAGCGTATCACCCTCAGTGTGCAAATCCCCCTGGCTAATTTATCTGAGCAGCACGCCTCCTACTTGCTAACTTtctgataatgttaggttggtcgGTGGAGGTTTGGTGCACCACGCTCTCGTGAATGTTAGTAGCAGTTGGAAACTTTAAAATTTAAGAATTCAGAGCACTTTAGATTCTCTTCATAGTTAGATGGCAGTGTTAAGGTACTTTGTTTCTATGGTAACTGCACTACAATCTTGCTAAAGTAACAAAATACATCAGTGTTCCCTGCCGGTTAAAAGAAACGTAATAAATTCAGATTTACATTTACGTTCCAATACATGAACACTTTCCTTAAACATACATGAACGTTTTCACAccattttctttaaactctcaaatagggctgcacgatatgaggaaaacttgcgatatgcgatattagtgatcaatattgcgataacgataaatttgcggtaaataaacaaatagaaaaataaacaaaaacatcattcccatttcattgcaacagtttaaaaattatactccaaatgaccctcatcgacacgggggacaaacgtcagggtggctaaccctggtcctcaagagcctcaaccctgtctgttttccaattctccctagactgctcgataatgataaccaaaatcaggtgtgttcagtcaatcaggatgtgaaatcacttgagtcagccaatcaacagcaagctggttaaggagagctggaaaacaggcagggttgaggctcttcaggaccagggttaacataataggcctccatctgattggtcaacaatgggaaggcgtccatctgattggtcaaagcataaagggatttatttgattcgttaaatgcttcaagctgctagaagattgttttaacacattttgggtttgcgatttattgcgatattcgccgtcttttgcgatatgcatattgcagagctggatattgcgataacgataaatttgcggtatattgtgcaggcctactctcaaagttcaaaccttcctaGAAAATAAGTCCAGGATTACAGGATGAAAACGCAATCAAAGTCTAATGTAACTCTGGTGAGCTGAACTCATTTTGTACAGACGATTGATTGACATGGTCTACActcaatcaggacgcagaacacaaaagaataaaaaaagcttgaagAAAGTCCAAAACCGGCGAGACCGTGAAAGTTTAATCTTGATATCCTTAGGGACcactgtgtgtgtatatatatatatttctttaataAGTAATTAACATTTGATGATTCTCTGCACTATATTGTCAAAGTAAACTTCAGAATCTTCCATTTAAGTGACGGTCCCAATATTAATCCACATATGGAAGCTGTTGCTCTTTTAGTACAGGTTTCACACACAGGCTTAAATcaatatttgcttcattttttaactgaaaagtGCTTTAGTTTTAGGTTAAGTGCTTCACATTCCTATTTTGGTTTTCACTTCTAAAATTTGACTCGCCAAAGAGTAAATTGAGAATAATGGATCCAAACAAGCCAATAATGGTTCTCGTCAAGTTCTGGTAAcattaaaaatcaaatgtattaaaagattttttctatttcatattttttatttgaaaaacagttttgctgTGTTTATGAACTTACTGCGATACATGGAGTGGTGTTGTATTGAGCTTCTGGAGAGGTTTAAACATGGACACTTGACCTTTTGGAGTTTGACAGAAATTACTAAAAACCAGTCAAACCTCAATGAGATCCTCAGTGAATCTCACTCtactttcacattttctcttccaGGTTGATGCAGTAGAAAATGAGGTGAAAACTCGAACTTTTGATCTGGTATTGAGCTCGGCAGAACCTGAATGTGCATGGATTGACTTATAACAGTGATGTCCAGGCACATAACCCTCAACCAAACCTTCAACTCTGATTGAAATAATCTGTTGTAAAAACAGAGAAGTTGAGGTTTTTCACTTGAAGAGTTTTGAAGAAAATCCACCAAAACAAATTTTACTTTCAAGAGGAACTGTGTTAACCCCAAGTTCAAGGCTGAAATGATATGTGGCTACAAACCTTTGACTCCAGTTGTTTGAAGTGGTCGTGTGTTATTTGATGTTGGAGCATGTGTTAGTACATCTCTAAGATTTGTCTGGTTTCTTCTGCATCGCACTGCTGGAGTTCTGAAACCCCCCTGCTGACAGGAAATTGATATCTTGTAGTCTGTGTAGTTTGAAAATAGGCTCCGGACTAACCGAATGATGAATGCTCATTTAAAGATGACATTCTGCTGCCTGTCTAAtttttgtttcagaaatgtCCCATATGTTGGTGCTGCCAATCATTTGTTTGCTCATCTCAGTTTCTGCCtgcatatttaaataattttcagaGATTTGAACAGTTGTCTGGTGACATTTGAGGTATTTAGTAGAATACTTCTTTTTCATAAAGGGCTAAAACATGTTTAGAAATCTGCTCCCCACCCATCTCCTGATATTCTAAGAAAGCCTCcttttagtttaagaaaattGACACAAcagtttaaacaataaaaatcagGCCACTTCATGCAAACATCTAAACAGATGCAGGACACTTTTGTAATAATGGACCCGGTTTCACGGCGTTGAATTGTTGGAATGTGACATCAGTCCTCCAAACTTCTGCATAGCCTTTGTTCCTAATTGTAGATTTATTTACCGTTATGCAGGTCGATAAACTTGAAACCTCAGAGTCGCTGAggaaagaggaggagcaggCAACAGAGACGCAACCAATTGTCTACGGTAACAAAAACCCTGTTTTCACTTCTTTCTGTTGTGttaaagttgagtcatggcatctggacttaaaGGTGTCTTCCACTGAAACGTCTCGCcactcatccaagtggcttcatccGTCAGATCTGTCATCAGACTGATGTCACCTGGTTGGATGAGAACattcattgacatttttttctattaactGTTTTTCCCCCCTGATGATCACTAGAAAATTTAAATACCATTAAGTTTTTCTGTACAGCCTTAAATACATTTCAGCATTACATATTGTTCGAAAAGGACAAAAGCTGAAATTTCATGAAAGTTTTAgggattgtttttattattggaggtacagcttttattaatgttttttgatattactcaccatttttgttgcaccgctaatgtgaggttgggggtgtaagctagtgcagaaactttgtcctagaaaaacgacaaacgatatatatatattttttatttttgtctaaaaataggataatcataattaaaagacgactggAAACGCTTACAcgatagatcaaaacatgatggaagt
The DNA window shown above is from Oryzias latipes chromosome 14, ASM223467v1 and carries:
- the cltc gene encoding clathrin heavy chain 1 isoform X1, translated to MAQILPIRFQEHLQLQNLGINPANIGFSTLTMESDKFICIREKVGEQTQVVIIDLADPNTPIRRPISADSAIMNPASKVIALKDAAKTLQIFNIEMKSKMKAHTMTDDVTFWKWISLNTVALVTDTAVYHWSMEGDSQPVKVFDRHSSLAGCQIINYRTDAKQKWLLLIGISAQQNRVVGAMQLYSVDRKVSQPIEGHAASFAQFKMEGNAEESTLFCFAVRGQAGGKLHIIEVGTPPTGNQPFPKKAVDVFFPPEAQNDFPVAMQISSKHDVVFLITKYGYIHLYDLETGTCIYMNRISGETIFVTASHEPTSGIIGVNRKGQVLSVCVEEENIIPYITNVLQNPDLALRLAVRNNLAGAEELFARKFNNLFAAGNYAEAAKVAANAPKGILRTPDTIRRFQGVPTQPGQTSPLLQYFGILLDQGQLNKFESLELCRPVLQQGRKQLLEKWLKEDKLECSEELGDLVKAVDPTLALSVYLRANVPNKVIQCFAETGQFPKIVLYAKKVGYTPDWIFLLRNVMRINPEQGLQFAQMLVQDEEPLADITQIVDVFMEYNLIQQCTSFLLDALKNNRPSEGPLQTRLLEMNLMHAPQVADAILGNQMFTNYDRAHIAQLCEKAGLLQRALEHYTDLYDIKRAVVHTHLLNPEWLVNYFGSLSVEDSLECLRAMLSANIRQNLQICVQVASKYHEQLTTLALIELFESFKSFEGLFYFLGSIVNFSQDPDVHFKYIQAACKTGQIKEVERICRESNCYDPERVKNFLKEAKLTDQLPLIIVCDRFDFVHDLVLYLYRNNLQKYIEIYVQKVNPSRLPVVIGGLLDVDCSEDVIKSLILVVRGQFSTDELVAEVEKRNRLKLLLPWLESRIHEGCEEPATHNALAKIYIDSNNNPERFLRENPYYDSRVVGKYCEKRDPHLACVAYERGTCDQELINVCNENSLFKSLSRYLVKRKDPDLWASVLLETNPYRRPLIDQVVQTALSETQDPEEVSVTVKAFMTADLPNELIELLEKIVLDNSVFSEHRNLQNLLILTAIKADRTRVMEYISRLDNYDAPDIANIAISNELFEEAFAIFKKFDVNTSAVQVLIEHIGNLDRAYEFAERCNEPAVWSQLAKAQLQKELVKEAIDSYIKADDPSAYMEVVQAADKSGNWEDLVKFLQMARKKARESYVETELIFALAKTNRLAELEEFINGPNNAHIQQVGDRCYDEKMYEAAKLLYNNVSNFGRLASTLVHLGEYQAAVDGARKANSTRTWKEVCFACVDGQEFRLAQMCGLHIVVHADELEELINYYQDRGYFEELITMLEAALGLERAHMGMFTELAILYSKFKPQKMREHLELFWSRVNIPKVLRAAEHAHLWAELVFLYDKYEEYDNAIITMMNHPTDAWKEGQFKDIITKVANVELYYKAIQFYLEFKPLLLNDLLLVLSPRLDHSRAVIFFTKVKQLPLVKPYLRSVQNHNNKSVNEALNNLFISEEDYQALRTSIDAYDNFDNISLAQRLEKHELIEFRRIAAYLFKGNNRWKQSVELCKKDKLYKDAMQYASESKDIELAEELLSWFLQENKRECFAACLFSCYDLLRPDVVLETSWRHNIMDFSMPYFIQVMREYLSKVDAVENEVDKLETSESLRKEEEQATETQPIVYGTPQLMLTAGPSVPVAPPQPYGYGFQPGFTQPAAQPGFGYGM
- the cltc gene encoding clathrin heavy chain 1 isoform X3, which encodes MAQILPIRFQEHLQLQNLGINPANIGFSTLTMESDKFICIREKVGEQTQVVIIDLADPNTPIRRPISADSAIMNPASKVIALKDAAKTLQIFNIEMKSKMKAHTMTDDVTFWKWISLNTVALVTDTAVYHWSMEGDSQPVKVFDRHSSLAGCQIINYRTDAKQKWLLLIGISAQQNRVVGAMQLYSVDRKVSQPIEGHAASFAQFKMEGNAEESTLFCFAVRGQAGGKLHIIEVGTPPTGNQPFPKKAVDVFFPPEAQNDFPVAMQISSKHDVVFLITKYGYIHLYDLETGTCIYMNRISGETIFVTASHEPTSGIIGVNRKGQVLSVCVEEENIIPYITNVLQNPDLALRLAVRNNLAGAEELFARKFNNLFAAGNYAEAAKVAANAPKGILRTPDTIRRFQGVPTQPGQTSPLLQYFGILLDQGQLNKFESLELCRPVLQQGRKQLLEKWLKEDKLECSEELGDLVKAVDPTLALSVYLRANVPNKVIQCFAETGQFPKIVLYAKKVGYTPDWIFLLRNVMRINPEQGLQFAQMLVQDEEPLADITQIVDVFMEYNLIQQCTSFLLDALKNNRPSEGPLQTRLLEMNLMHAPQVADAILGNQMFTNYDRAHIAQLCEKAGLLQRALEHYTDLYDIKRAVVHTHLLNPEWLVNYFGSLSVEDSLECLRAMLSANIRQNLQICVQVASKYHEQLTTLALIELFESFKSFEGLFYFLGSIVNFSQDPDVHFKYIQAACKTGQIKEVERICRESNCYDPERVKNFLKEAKLTDQLPLIIVCDRFDFVHDLVLYLYRNNLQKYIEIYVQKVNPSRLPVVIGGLLDVDCSEDVIKSLILVVRGQFSTDELVAEVEKRNRLKLLLPWLESRIHEGCEEPATHNALAKIYIDSNNNPERFLRENPYYDSRVVGKYCEKRDPHLACVAYERGTCDQELINVCNENSLFKSLSRYLVKRKDPDLWASVLLETNPYRRPLIDQVVQTALSETQDPEEVSVTVKAFMTADLPNELIELLEKIVLDNSVFSEHRNLQNLLILTAIKADRTRVMEYISRLDNYDAPDIANIAISNELFEEAFAIFKKFDVNTSAVQVLIEHIGNLDRAYEFAERCNEPAVWSQLAKAQLQKELVKEAIDSYIKADDPSAYMEVVQAADKSGNWEDLVKFLQMARKKARESYVETELIFALAKTNRLAELEEFINGPNNAHIQQVGDRCYDEKMYEAAKLLYNNVSNFGRLASTLVHLGEYQAAVDGARKANSTRTWKEVCFACVDGQEFRLAQMCGLHIVVHADELEELINYYQDRGYFEELITMLEAALGLERAHMGMFTELAILYSKFKPQKMREHLELFWSRVNIPKVLRAAEHAHLWAELVFLYDKYEEYDNAIITMMNHPTDAWKEGQFKDIITKVANVELYYKAIQFYLEFKPLLLNDLLLVLSPRLDHSRAVIFFTKVKQLPLVKPYLRSVQNHNNKSVNEALNNLFISEEDYQALRTSIDAYDNFDNISLAQRLEKHELIEFRRIAAYLFKGNNRWKQSVELCKKDKLYKDAMQYASESKDIELAEELLSWFLQENKRECFAACLFSCYDLLRPDVVLETSWRHNIMDFSMPYFIQVMREYLSKVDKLETSESLRKEEEQATETQPIVYGTPQLMLTAGPSVPVAPPQPYGYGFQPGFTQPAAQPGFGYGM
- the cltc gene encoding clathrin heavy chain 1 isoform X4; protein product: MAQILPIRFQEHLQLQNLGINPANIGFSTLTMESDKFICIREKVGEQTQVVIIDLADPNTPIRRPISADSAIMNPASKVIALKAAKTLQIFNIEMKSKMKAHTMTDDVTFWKWISLNTVALVTDTAVYHWSMEGDSQPVKVFDRHSSLAGCQIINYRTDAKQKWLLLIGISAQQNRVVGAMQLYSVDRKVSQPIEGHAASFAQFKMEGNAEESTLFCFAVRGQAGGKLHIIEVGTPPTGNQPFPKKAVDVFFPPEAQNDFPVAMQISSKHDVVFLITKYGYIHLYDLETGTCIYMNRISGETIFVTASHEPTSGIIGVNRKGQVLSVCVEEENIIPYITNVLQNPDLALRLAVRNNLAGAEELFARKFNNLFAAGNYAEAAKVAANAPKGILRTPDTIRRFQGVPTQPGQTSPLLQYFGILLDQGQLNKFESLELCRPVLQQGRKQLLEKWLKEDKLECSEELGDLVKAVDPTLALSVYLRANVPNKVIQCFAETGQFPKIVLYAKKVGYTPDWIFLLRNVMRINPEQGLQFAQMLVQDEEPLADITQIVDVFMEYNLIQQCTSFLLDALKNNRPSEGPLQTRLLEMNLMHAPQVADAILGNQMFTNYDRAHIAQLCEKAGLLQRALEHYTDLYDIKRAVVHTHLLNPEWLVNYFGSLSVEDSLECLRAMLSANIRQNLQICVQVASKYHEQLTTLALIELFESFKSFEGLFYFLGSIVNFSQDPDVHFKYIQAACKTGQIKEVERICRESNCYDPERVKNFLKEAKLTDQLPLIIVCDRFDFVHDLVLYLYRNNLQKYIEIYVQKVNPSRLPVVIGGLLDVDCSEDVIKSLILVVRGQFSTDELVAEVEKRNRLKLLLPWLESRIHEGCEEPATHNALAKIYIDSNNNPERFLRENPYYDSRVVGKYCEKRDPHLACVAYERGTCDQELINVCNENSLFKSLSRYLVKRKDPDLWASVLLETNPYRRPLIDQVVQTALSETQDPEEVSVTVKAFMTADLPNELIELLEKIVLDNSVFSEHRNLQNLLILTAIKADRTRVMEYISRLDNYDAPDIANIAISNELFEEAFAIFKKFDVNTSAVQVLIEHIGNLDRAYEFAERCNEPAVWSQLAKAQLQKELVKEAIDSYIKADDPSAYMEVVQAADKSGNWEDLVKFLQMARKKARESYVETELIFALAKTNRLAELEEFINGPNNAHIQQVGDRCYDEKMYEAAKLLYNNVSNFGRLASTLVHLGEYQAAVDGARKANSTRTWKEVCFACVDGQEFRLAQMCGLHIVVHADELEELINYYQDRGYFEELITMLEAALGLERAHMGMFTELAILYSKFKPQKMREHLELFWSRVNIPKVLRAAEHAHLWAELVFLYDKYEEYDNAIITMMNHPTDAWKEGQFKDIITKVANVELYYKAIQFYLEFKPLLLNDLLLVLSPRLDHSRAVIFFTKVKQLPLVKPYLRSVQNHNNKSVNEALNNLFISEEDYQALRTSIDAYDNFDNISLAQRLEKHELIEFRRIAAYLFKGNNRWKQSVELCKKDKLYKDAMQYASESKDIELAEELLSWFLQENKRECFAACLFSCYDLLRPDVVLETSWRHNIMDFSMPYFIQVMREYLSKVDKLETSESLRKEEEQATETQPIVYGTPQLMLTAGPSVPVAPPQPYGYGFQPGFTQPAAQPGFGYGM
- the cltc gene encoding clathrin heavy chain 1 isoform X2 — translated: MAQILPIRFQEHLQLQNLGINPANIGFSTLTMESDKFICIREKVGEQTQVVIIDLADPNTPIRRPISADSAIMNPASKVIALKAAKTLQIFNIEMKSKMKAHTMTDDVTFWKWISLNTVALVTDTAVYHWSMEGDSQPVKVFDRHSSLAGCQIINYRTDAKQKWLLLIGISAQQNRVVGAMQLYSVDRKVSQPIEGHAASFAQFKMEGNAEESTLFCFAVRGQAGGKLHIIEVGTPPTGNQPFPKKAVDVFFPPEAQNDFPVAMQISSKHDVVFLITKYGYIHLYDLETGTCIYMNRISGETIFVTASHEPTSGIIGVNRKGQVLSVCVEEENIIPYITNVLQNPDLALRLAVRNNLAGAEELFARKFNNLFAAGNYAEAAKVAANAPKGILRTPDTIRRFQGVPTQPGQTSPLLQYFGILLDQGQLNKFESLELCRPVLQQGRKQLLEKWLKEDKLECSEELGDLVKAVDPTLALSVYLRANVPNKVIQCFAETGQFPKIVLYAKKVGYTPDWIFLLRNVMRINPEQGLQFAQMLVQDEEPLADITQIVDVFMEYNLIQQCTSFLLDALKNNRPSEGPLQTRLLEMNLMHAPQVADAILGNQMFTNYDRAHIAQLCEKAGLLQRALEHYTDLYDIKRAVVHTHLLNPEWLVNYFGSLSVEDSLECLRAMLSANIRQNLQICVQVASKYHEQLTTLALIELFESFKSFEGLFYFLGSIVNFSQDPDVHFKYIQAACKTGQIKEVERICRESNCYDPERVKNFLKEAKLTDQLPLIIVCDRFDFVHDLVLYLYRNNLQKYIEIYVQKVNPSRLPVVIGGLLDVDCSEDVIKSLILVVRGQFSTDELVAEVEKRNRLKLLLPWLESRIHEGCEEPATHNALAKIYIDSNNNPERFLRENPYYDSRVVGKYCEKRDPHLACVAYERGTCDQELINVCNENSLFKSLSRYLVKRKDPDLWASVLLETNPYRRPLIDQVVQTALSETQDPEEVSVTVKAFMTADLPNELIELLEKIVLDNSVFSEHRNLQNLLILTAIKADRTRVMEYISRLDNYDAPDIANIAISNELFEEAFAIFKKFDVNTSAVQVLIEHIGNLDRAYEFAERCNEPAVWSQLAKAQLQKELVKEAIDSYIKADDPSAYMEVVQAADKSGNWEDLVKFLQMARKKARESYVETELIFALAKTNRLAELEEFINGPNNAHIQQVGDRCYDEKMYEAAKLLYNNVSNFGRLASTLVHLGEYQAAVDGARKANSTRTWKEVCFACVDGQEFRLAQMCGLHIVVHADELEELINYYQDRGYFEELITMLEAALGLERAHMGMFTELAILYSKFKPQKMREHLELFWSRVNIPKVLRAAEHAHLWAELVFLYDKYEEYDNAIITMMNHPTDAWKEGQFKDIITKVANVELYYKAIQFYLEFKPLLLNDLLLVLSPRLDHSRAVIFFTKVKQLPLVKPYLRSVQNHNNKSVNEALNNLFISEEDYQALRTSIDAYDNFDNISLAQRLEKHELIEFRRIAAYLFKGNNRWKQSVELCKKDKLYKDAMQYASESKDIELAEELLSWFLQENKRECFAACLFSCYDLLRPDVVLETSWRHNIMDFSMPYFIQVMREYLSKVDAVENEVDKLETSESLRKEEEQATETQPIVYGTPQLMLTAGPSVPVAPPQPYGYGFQPGFTQPAAQPGFGYGM